In one Streptobacillus felis genomic region, the following are encoded:
- a CDS encoding NAD(P)H-dependent glycerol-3-phosphate dehydrogenase — protein MNILTIGGGSWGTALTYLLDKKGHKCFLWEYNEEYRKQMKEKRENENFLKGFKLSETIEIVDDYDEVLNNNDIDIILLATPTQFLRNTLEKLKDSMNKRYILVNVAKGIEISTGLTISKICEDVLEGKEYDYVLLAGPTHAEEVVNNMPSVILSVSENIEAAKIVQQAFNNISLRVYTGTDVIGSELGGAIKNCLAICAGICDGLGYGDNTKAALLTRGMNEIVLIGTTLGANPITFMGLTGLGDMIVTCTSKHSRNRYLGEQIGKGRKMNDIVKEMKMVSEGATTIKALYEIIKEKQIRTPIFTALYELLYEDKDISNLTQTFMERELRSEF, from the coding sequence ATGAATATATTAACTATTGGAGGAGGAAGCTGGGGTACAGCTTTAACATACCTATTAGATAAAAAAGGACATAAGTGTTTTCTGTGGGAATATAATGAAGAATATAGAAAACAAATGAAAGAAAAAAGAGAAAATGAAAATTTCTTAAAAGGTTTTAAACTTAGTGAAACTATAGAAATAGTTGATGATTATGATGAAGTATTAAATAATAATGATATAGATATTATATTACTTGCAACTCCAACACAATTTTTGAGAAATACTTTAGAAAAACTAAAAGATAGTATGAATAAAAGATATATTTTGGTAAATGTTGCAAAAGGGATTGAAATATCGACTGGTTTAACAATTTCAAAAATTTGTGAGGATGTTTTAGAAGGTAAAGAATATGACTATGTTTTACTTGCTGGACCAACACATGCAGAAGAAGTTGTTAATAATATGCCTTCTGTAATTCTTTCAGTTTCAGAAAATATAGAGGCTGCAAAAATTGTACAACAAGCGTTTAACAATATATCACTTAGAGTATATACTGGTACAGATGTAATTGGTTCAGAACTGGGTGGAGCTATAAAAAACTGTTTAGCTATTTGTGCTGGAATTTGTGACGGTTTAGGATATGGAGATAATACTAAGGCGGCACTACTTACAAGAGGTATGAATGAAATAGTTCTTATTGGAACTACACTTGGGGCAAATCCAATTACATTTATGGGACTGACTGGTCTAGGTGATATGATAGTTACTTGTACAAGTAAACATAGTAGGAATAGATATTTAGGAGAACAAATAGGTAAAGGTAGAAAAATGAATGATATTGTTAAAGAAATGAAAATGGTATCAGAAGGTGCAACAACTATTAAAGCTCTATATGAAATAATAAAAGAAAAACAAATAAGAACACCGATTTTTACTGCTTTATATGAATTATTATATGAAGATAAAGATATTAGTAATTTAACACAAACTTTTATGGAAAGAGAATTAAGATCGGAATTTTAA